One window from the genome of Macaca fascicularis isolate 582-1 chromosome 7, T2T-MFA8v1.1 encodes:
- the MAN2A2 gene encoding alpha-mannosidase 2x isoform X4, with protein MMPFYSYDIPHTCGPDPKICCQFDFKRLPGGRINCPWKVPPRAITEANVAERAALLLDQYRKKSRLFRSNVLLVPLGDDFRYDKPQEWDAQFFNYQRLFDFFNSRPNLHVQAQFGTLSDYFDALYKRTGVEPGARPPGFPVLSGDFFSYADREDHYWTGYYTSRPFYKSLDRVLEAHLRGAEVLYSLAAAHSRHSGLAGRYPLSDFTLLTEARRTLGLFQHHDAITGTAKEAVVVDYGVRLLRSLVNLKQVIIHAAHYLVLGDKETYHFDPEAPFLQVDDTRLSHDALPERTVIQLDSLPRFVVLFNPLEQERFSMVSLLVNSPRVRVLSEEGQPLAVQISAHWSSATEVVPDVYQVSVPVRLPALGLGVLQLQLGLDGHRTLPSSVRVYLHGRQLSVSRHEAFPLRVIDSGSSDFALSNRYMQVWFSGLTGLLKSIRRVDEEQEQQVDMEFLVYGTRTSKDKSGAYLFLPDGEAKPYVPKEPPVLHVTEGPFFSEVVAYYEHVHQVVRLYNLPGVEGLSLDISSLVDIRDYVNKELALRIHTDIDSQGIFFTDLNGFQVQPRRYLKKLPLQANFYPMPVMAYIQDAHKRLTLHTAQALGVSSLKDGQLEVILDRRLMQDDNRGLGQGLKDNKRTCNRFRLLLERRTVGSEVQDSHSTSYPSLLSHLTSMYLNTPALALPVARTQLPGPGLRSFHPLASSLPCDFHLLNLRTLQAEEDTLPSVEMALILHRKGFDCGLEAKNLGFNCTTSQGKVALGSLFHGLDVVFLQPTSLTLLYPLASPSNSTDVYLEPMEIATFRLRLG; from the exons ATGATGCCCTTCTACAGCTATGACATCCCCCATACCTGTGGCCCGGATCCCAAGATCTGCTGCCAGTTTGATTTCAAACGCCTGCCTGGTGGGCGCATCAACTGCCCTTGGAAGGTGCCACCCCGGGCCATTACAGAGGCCAATGTGGCAGAGAG GGCAGCCCTGCTCCTGGACCAATACCGGAAGAAGTCCCGCCTGTTCCGAAGCAACGTCCTCCTCGTGCCTCTTGGAGATGACTTCCGATACGACAAGCCCCAGGAGTGGGATGCCCAGTTCTTCAACTACCAGCGGCTCTTTGACTTCTTCAACAGCAGGCCTAACCTCCATGTACAG GCCCAGTTTGGCACTCTTTCTGACTATTTTGATGCCCTGTACAAGAGGACAGGGGTGGAGCCAGGGGCCCGGCCTCCAGGGTTTCCTGTGCTGAGCGGGGATTTCTTCTCCTATGCGGACCGGGAGGATCATTACTGGACAGGCTATTACACTTCCCGGCCCTTCTACAAGAGCTTAGACCGAGTCCTGGAAGCCCACCtacg GGGGGCAGAGGTTCTGTACAGCCTGGCTGCAGCTCACTCCCGCCACTCTGGCCTGGCTGGCCGGTACCCGCTGTCTGACTTCACCCTCCTGACGGAAGCTCGGCGCACATTGGGGCTCTTCCAGCATCACGACGCCATCACTGGCACTGCCAAGGAGGCCGTGGTGGTGGACTATGGGGTCAG GCTTCTGCGCTCCCTTGTCAACCTGAAGCAGGTCATCATTCATGCAGCTCACTATCTGGTGCTGGGGGACAAGGAGACCTACCACTTTGACCCTGAGGCACCCTTCCTCCAAGTG GATGACACTCGCTTAAGTCACGACGCCCTGCCAGAGCGCACGGTGATCCAGCTGGATTCCTTGCCCAG GTTTGTGGTGCTATTCAACCCGCTGGAACAGGAGCGGTTCAGCATGGTGTCCCTGCTGGTCAACTCGCCCCGTGTGCGCGTCCTTTCGGAGGAGGGTCAGCCCTTGGCCGTGCAGATCAGCGCACACTGGAGCTCTGCCACCGAGGTGGTCCCTGATGTCTACCAG GTGTCTGTGCCTGTCCGCCTGCCAGCCCTGGGCCTGGGCGTGCTGCAGCTACAGCTGGGCCTGGATGGGCACCGCACGCTGCCCTCCTCTGTGCGTGTCTACCTGCACGGCCGGCAGCTGTCTGTCAGCAGGCACGAAGCGTTCCCTCTCCGCGTCATTGACTCTGGCAGCAGTGACTTCGCCCTCAGCAACCGCTACATGCAggtctggttctcaggccttacTGGGCTCCTCAAG AGCATCCGAAGGGTGGATgaggagcaggagcagcaggTGGACATGGAATTCCTAGTCTATGGCACCCGTACGTCCAAAGACAAGAGTGGAGCCTACCTCTTCCTGCCCGATGGCGAGGCCAAG CCCTATGTCCCCAAGGAGCCCCCTGTGCTGCATGTCACTGAAGGCCCTTTCTTCTCAGAGGTGGTTGCATACTACGAGCATGTTCACCAGGTGGTCCGGCTTTACAATCTGCCAG GGGTGGAGGGGCTGTCTCTGGACATATCATCCCTGGTGGACATCCGGGACTACGTCAACAAGGAGCTGGCCCTGCGCATCCATACAGACATCGACAGCCAGGGTATCTTCTTCACAGACCTCAATGGCTTTCAG GTGCAGCCCCGACGGTATCTGAAGAAGCTCCCCCTCCAGGCCAACTTCTATCCCATGCCAGTCATGGCCTATATCCAGGACGCACATAAGCGCCTCACACTGCACACTGCCCAGGCCCTGGGTGTCTCTAGCCTCAAAGATG GCCAGCTGGAGGTGATCTTGGACCGGCGGCTAATGCAGGATGACAACAGGGGCCTAGGCCAAGGGCTCAAGGACAACAAGAGAACCTGCAACCGTTTCCGCCTCCTGCTAGAGCGGCGAACCGTGGGCAGCGAG GTCCAAGATAGCCACTCTACCAGCTACCCATCCCTCCTCAGCCACCTGACCTCCATGTACCTGAACACCCCGGCGCTCGCTCTGCCTGTAGCCAGGACGCAGCTCCCAGGCCCTGGTCTGCGCTCATTTCATCCGCTGGCTTCCTCACTGCCTTGTGACTTCCACCTGCTCAACCTACGTACGCTGCAGGCTGAG GAGGACACCCTGCCCTCAGTGGAGATGGCACTCATCTTACACCGCAAGGGTTTTGACTGCGGCCTGGAGGCCAAGAACTTGGGCTTCAATTGCACCACAAGCCAAGGCAAG GTAGCCCTGGGGAGCCTTTTCCATGGCCTGGACGTGGTATTCCTTCAGCCAACCTCCTTGACATTGCTGTACCCTCTGGCCTCCCCATCCAACAGCACTGATGTCTATTTGGAGCCCATGGAGATTGCTACTTTTCGCCTCCGCTTGGGTTAG